The Apium graveolens cultivar Ventura chromosome 6, ASM990537v1, whole genome shotgun sequence genome contains a region encoding:
- the LOC141665753 gene encoding uncharacterized protein LOC141665753, which produces MEKAFTLIQVSEESKTDYASYFLKGEVNYWWESTRALDGEGHVSWTRFTELFLEKYFPDYLQSLLEVEFLELKQAEKSVSEYEAKFKELARLAPGYVRTKIQKASRFQQGLKPEVHSGVVALQLKTYHSVVQVALVIESDQKLAVKEKGDKKRKSESVTNKSDQEESSQKFQKRFGRNRNKRFKRQGFPQLWPNST; this is translated from the coding sequence atggagaaagccttTACCCTCATTCAAGTAAGTGAAGAATCTAAAACGGATTATGCGAGCTATTTTCTTAAGGGTGAAgtgaactattggtgggaatccactcgtgcCTTAGACGGAGAGGGTCATGTTTCTTGGACCAGGTTTACAGAGTtgttcttggagaaatattttccagATTATTTGCAAAGTCTGTTGGAAGTTGAGTTTCTGGAATTGAAACAGGCTGAAAAGAGTGTgtcagaatatgaggccaagttcaAGGAATTGGCCCGATTAGCTCCTGGATATGTGAGAACGAAGATTCAGAAAGCAAGtaggtttcaacaaggattgaagcctgaagtTCATAGTGGAGTTGTGGCTTTGCAACTCAAAACGTACCATTCCGTAGTTCAAGTCGCCCTAGTAATTGAGAGTGATCAGAAGCTGGCTGTCAAGGAAAAGGGGGACAAAAAGAGAAAGTCTGAAAGCGTTACTAACAAGTCGGATCAAGAAGAGTCCAGTCAGAAGTTTCAGAAGCGATTTGGCCGAAATAGGAACAAGAGATTCAAAAGACAAGGTTTTCCCCAGTTATGGCCAAATTCCACCTAA